A single window of Mangifera indica cultivar Alphonso chromosome 18, CATAS_Mindica_2.1, whole genome shotgun sequence DNA harbors:
- the LOC123202131 gene encoding disease resistance protein RPS5-like has product MGNCIQIQVPCESLYSPCQNYLGGKAGYVWKLEENLRALQNALDRLIEEKNDVERRVDLAEQQPQMRRLDQVDGWLTRVQAVQNEVVKLIGNKSEEIDKLCLCGFCSKSCKSSYRFGKLVAQNLAVVEELMQEGRFEEVAERDPDDPVDEKPNEPIIVGQQSILDKVWKCLMEEKDAGVIGLYGMGGVGKTTLLTQINNMFLDSDSDFDHVIWAVVSKELQIERIQEKIGDKIGLLNESWKTKSSEEKASDIFKNLGRKRFVLLLDDIWERVDLKQVGVPLPNIRNASKVVFTTRFIDVCSQMDVNRKFKVECLRHDEAWTLFQSKVGEDTLNSHPEIPELAEILIEECDGLPLALITIGRAMAPKKTPEEWKFAIEVLRESSFKFPGMQDNVYRLLKFSYDSLANETIRSCLLYSSLFPEDYRISKRDLIDQWVGEGFLEDKSGVQNEGYYIIGILLEACLLEEAEGNCIKMHDVIRDMALWIARDIEKEKEGYFVCAGAGLTEVPHVEDWNTVKRLSMMENQIEVLLESPTCPNLLTLFLNSNRLKLIHDDFFQVMPCLKVLNLSDNLSLTKLPSEISKLSSLQHLDLSKTAIEELPKELEVMVRLKCLNLEHTSRLYKIPRQLISKFLMLNVLRMLDCGSSSEVPEESVLFNNSELLIDELICLKSLNLLNISLKSSEVLQKFLSSQRLLNSAQSLCLQFLGRSKSLKVLSTDMKYLDKLKIMDCKYLEELKIDCVRRVQRTRRPFGFESLHVVEISSCSRLKDLTWFILAPKLNRIVVSHCAGLEEIINARKLGEFPEMTGNLIPFRILQFLELQHLPNLQSIYRTALPLLHLKEMYVYECPKLKKLPLDSNSTKEGTVLIKGQKQWWDELQWEDQATQSAFRPCFKSCW; this is encoded by the coding sequence ATGGGCAACTGCATCCAGATCCAAGTACCCTGTGAGTCCCTTTACTCACCTTGCCAAAATTATCTTGGTGGAAAAGCAGGGTATGTGTGGAAACTAGAAGAAAATCTTCGCGCCTTGCAGAATGCATTGGACAGGTTAATTGAAGAAAAGAACGATGTGGAGAGGAGAGTTGACCTTGCCGAGCAACAACCCCAGATGCGGAGGCTGGATCAAGTAGATGGTTGGCTCACAAGGGTGCAAGCTGTGCAAAATGAAGTTGTCAAATTGATTGGGAATAAATCTGAAGAAATTGACAAGTTATGTCTTTGTGGCTTTTGTTCTAAGAGCTGCAAGTCAAGTTACAGGTTCGGGAAATTAGTGGCTCAAAATCTTGCTGTTGTTGAAGAATTAATGCAGGAGGGGAGGTTCGAAGAGGTAGCTGAAAGAGACCCAGATGATCCAGTGGATGAAAAGCCTAATGAGCCTATTATAGTGGGACAACAGTCCATCCTTGATAAGGTTTGGAAATGTCTCATGGAGGAAAAAGATGCAGGAGTTATTGGGCTCTATGGTATGGGCGGTGTTGGTAAAACAACACTATTAACCCAAATCAACAATATGTTCCTTGATAGTGACAGTGATTTCGATCATGTGATATGGGCTGTGGTGTCCAAGGAGCTACAAATTGAGAGGATTCAGGAGAAGATAGGAGACAAGATAGGCTTGCTAAACGAGTCATGGAAGACTAAAAGTTCAGAAGAAAAAGCTTCAGACATCTTCAagaatttgggtaggaaaaGATTTGTATTACTATTGGATGATATATGGGAGCGGGTTGATTTAAAGCAAGTTGGTGTCCCACTTCCAAACATTAGAAATGCATCCAAGGTTGTCTTTACCACCCGTTTTATTGATGTTTGTAGCCAGATGGATGTAAACCGAAAATTTAAGGTAGAGTGCTTGCGACATGACGAAGCCTGGACTTTGTTTCAAAGTAAGGTAGGAGAAGACACTCTTAACAGTCATCCTGAAATTCCTGAACTCGCTGAAATTCTAATTGAAGAATGTGATGGCTTGCCATTAGCTCTCATTACCATAGGCCGGGCTATGGCACCTAAGAAGACACCTGAAGAGTGGAAATTTGCAATTGAGGTCTTGAGGGAATCATCTTTTAAGTTTCCGGGTATGCAAGATAATGTGTATAGACTTTTAAAGTTTAGTTATGATAGTTTAGCTAATGAGACAATTAGATCTTGTCTCTTATATTCAAGTTTATTTCCTGAGGATTATAGAATTTCTAAAAGAGACCTAATTGATCAATGGGTTGGGGAGGGATTTTTGGAAGACAAAAGTGGAGTACAAAATGAAGGATATTACATTATTGGCATTCTTCTTGAAGCATGTTTGTTGGAAGAAGCAGAAGGCAATTGTATAAAAATGCATGATGTTATTCGTGACATGGCTCTGTGGATAGCAAGAGATATTGAGAAGGAGAAGGAAGGTTATTTTGTTTGTGCAGGTGCAGGCTTGACCGAAGTACCACATGTTGAAGATTGGAACACAGTGAAGAGGTTGTCCATGATGGAAAATCAAATTGAGGTTCTGTTAGAGAGCCCTACTTGCCCTAATCTCCTAACTTTATTTCTTAATAGTAATCGGCTAAAGCTGATTCATGATGATTTCTTCCAAGTTATGCCGTGTCTCAAAGTTCTTAACCTGTCAGACAACCTCTCCTTAACCAAATTACCttctgaaatttcaaaattgagtTCTCTCCAACACCTTGATCTATCAAAGACTGCCATAGAAGAATTGCCAAAAGAGTTGGAGGTCATGGTGAGACTTAAATGTTTGAACTTGGAGCATACATCTCGACTTTATAAAATTCCGCGACAGTTGATTTCTAAGTTCTTAATGTTGAATGTGTTAAGAATGTTGGATTGTGGTTCTTCAAGTGAAGTCCCAGAAGAGAGTGTTCTATTCAACAATAGTGAGCTTTTGATAGATgaattgatttgtttgaaaTCCTTAAATTTGTTGAACATCAGTTTAAAAAGTTCAGAAGTTCTACAAAAGTTTTTGAGCTCTCAAAGATTGCTAAACTCAGCACAATCTCTATGCCTTCAATTCCTTGGTCGTTCAAAGTCGCTCAAAGTTTTGTCAACAGATATGAAGTATCTTGACAAATTGAAAATCATGGATTGTAAATATTTGGAAGAACTGAAGATTGATTGTGTAAGAAGAGTACAGAGAACAAGAAGACCTTTCGGATTTGAAAGCCTTCATGTGGTTGAAATAAGCTCCTGCTCAAGATTGAAGGACCTAACATGGTTTATCCTTGCTCCAAAACTCAACCGTATTGTAGTGTCACATTGTGCCGGCCTGGAAGAAATTATCAATGCAAGGAAGTTGGGTGAATTTCCAGAGATGACTGGGAATCTAATCCCTTTTAGAATACTGCAATTCCTGGAACTGCAACATCTTCCAAATTTGCAGAGCATCTATCGCACTGCATTGCCCTTGTTGCACCTGAAAGAaatgtatgtatatgaatgtcCAAAGCTTAAGAAACTTCCACTTGATTCCAACAGCACAAAAGAAGGTACAGTCTTGATCAAAGGACAGAAACAATGGTGGGACGAGCTGCAATGGGAAGATCAAGCCACTCAAAGCGCTTTTCGTCCGTGTTTCAAAAGTTGTTGGTGa